The window TTACATGGATTAGAGGAGTATTACTGATGACAACGACAACGCAACCCGCTTCAGTTTTTCAGAAGTCGATAGCTTTCTCCCGCGACTTCTGCATGTATACAATAAAAGGAGGAAAAGTCTATTACAGTTGGCTGCTTTTCCTTTCCTTTTTTGTCCTTGTAGGCCTTGTCACCACCTTTATACAGATGACGACCGGCCTTGTCGTCACCGGAGCCTCAGACCAAATCGTTTGGGAGCTGTTCGTCTCCAACTTTATTCACTGCCCATCCATCGCCTCGGCGGCGGTATTGGTAGTAACGCCTGCTTACATCTATAAACGTAAAGATATGAAGCAGCTGGCCGTTATTGGCGAGGCCATAGCCATGGTCTTCGTGATTATCGGCCTCACCTTCATCATGTTCCACATGGGGAGGCCAGACCGGTCATGGCACGCGATTCCTGTGATAGGCATCTTCAACTTTCCCAGTTCGGTGCTTACCTATGACATCATAGTGCTGAATGTTTACCTCGTTCTTAATGCGGTAGCGGTCTTCTATTATCTGTACAAACACTATGTCGGTCAGCCGCTGAACACCACATTCTATACTCCGCTGATCTGGTTTGCCGTGGCATGGGGACCGTTCATTCATATCATTACCGCCTTCATCCTCAGCAGCAATGCGCAGATCGCCGTATGGCATTCTGCTCTCATGCCCTTTTCCTTTCTCGCTATGGCAGCTGCCGCTGGACCGGGCTTGGTCATTGTAACACTTTTGGTTATCCGCAAATTCACTAAACTGGAAGTTAAAGACTCCGTTATTGACTTCTTTTCCCAAGTCATTATCTGGGGTGTAGGGGCCCTTATCCTGATGTTTGCGGTAGAGTTTTTTACAGAACTCTATCCTGCCACACATCATGCTGCCCCTCTGGAGTATGCGATTAATGGACATAACGGTATGAACCCCTATGGTCCGTGGTTTTGGT is drawn from Candidatus Electrothrix aestuarii and contains these coding sequences:
- the nrfD gene encoding NrfD/PsrC family molybdoenzyme membrane anchor subunit, coding for MTTTTQPASVFQKSIAFSRDFCMYTIKGGKVYYSWLLFLSFFVLVGLVTTFIQMTTGLVVTGASDQIVWELFVSNFIHCPSIASAAVLVVTPAYIYKRKDMKQLAVIGEAIAMVFVIIGLTFIMFHMGRPDRSWHAIPVIGIFNFPSSVLTYDIIVLNVYLVLNAVAVFYYLYKHYVGQPLNTTFYTPLIWFAVAWGPFIHIITAFILSSNAQIAVWHSALMPFSFLAMAAAAGPGLVIVTLLVIRKFTKLEVKDSVIDFFSQVIIWGVGALILMFAVEFFTELYPATHHAAPLEYAINGHNGMNPYGPWFWSIMTIFVVQFFLLCIKKVRKSYNFMLPLLCISVFLSVLFEKPSVLIFPAFSPTPLGEYAIYRPTLIEIFNVLFVWAGGFILLTMVLKGVVGVLVGDVQDSSVAVEGGAK